The Anaerolineae bacterium genome segment CCCGGAGGATACTACAGGCACGAAGAAAGCCGTGCGGAAGAACACTATGCCTCGCAGCTTCTGGTTCATGGCCAGCGCCAGACCCAAGGAACACATGAAGCCCAGAGGCACGCTACCAAGCGTGTAGTAGACGGTGTTCCACAACACCTTGGGGAACAAAGTGTCCTGGGTGAACAGTCTGGAATAGTTGTCAAGCCCTGCGAACTTGGGAGGAGACAGCAAGTCCCATTCCAGGAACCCGAGGGCGAAGGACATGGCTACAGGGAAGGCAGTGAACGCCAAGAAACCGATTATGTTAGGGGCCAGGAACAGGTAGCCCGTGAGGGCCTCTCTGGCCCTCAGAGAGAATCGTCTGCCGCCCGCTGATGCGGCCTGCTGACCGGCAATGCTACCGCTCACCACCAGGACTCACCTCGGGGTCTTTGTGCCACCCGTGCCGAGCGGCCGGCAAGGGGATGGGGACACCGCACACCTAGAGCGTCAACTCGATGAGACTGCGCACGGCCTGAAGCTCCCTGCGCGCCAGGTTCTGCCCCTCCATGGTCAGGTGTGCTCCGTGAGCCAGCTCCACGCAGACGTGGCCATTGTAGCGGATGCGGTGCAGGCCCCGGAACACGGACAGGTAGTCCATCTCTCCCTGCCCCAGTGGCATGATGCGGAAAGGTGGCTTCTCCGATGGCAGGAGGATGACGTCCTTCACGTGGACGTGAAATATGTGATCGGCCAGGGCCTCCACCGATTGCGCCCGGTACTCGTTGCCCACTATGTACATGTTCGCTGGTTCGTATATGAAGCCGAGGTGTCTGCCGCCTACCTCCCGAGCAACCCTGAGGCTGGGCTCGACGGCATCCACGAGATCCCAGTTGTGTATCTCAATCACCGCGTCTACATCCAGAGAAGCAGCCAGTTCCTCGGTCTTCTTCAGCCAGGCCAGAGGACGCTCCCAGTCCGATTCGGTGGCTTGGGCGGAGGGCGGCCCGCCCACGAGCAGCCTGACCAGGCGGCAATCCAACTCGTGGGCCAGCTCGGCGAACCTCTTGAACTCTTCCAGATCAGCCGCACATTCGGAATCGTCCTTCTGATTGTAGCGACCCATGAAAGAGGCAAGGCAAGATACCTCCATGCCATACCCATGGATGATCCGGCGCCAGTAGCGGGCTTTCTCGGGCGTGGTACTGGAGGGCAGATGCCTCTCGCTGGTGCGCAGCTCTATGCCGTGATACCCGGCCTCGCCAGCGGCCTTGACGGATTCCTCGATCGTCGCTTGCTCAAAGAGGATGCCGGAAAGCGATATCTTCATCTCGGCAGTTCTCCTCCTGGCTGCTCAGAGCGCTACGCTACGATGCTCTCGGGCTGAGACGCGGGCTGCGTCCATCACTTCCATAACCTTGCGCACGTCCTTGCCTGATGCCTCGGGCTCTCGGTCCTCTAGAATAGCGCGTGCGAACTCCCGGTCCTGAAGCTCATACGGGTCCGCCCTGCTTGTGGGCGCCTCTTCGGTGGCACCGGTGCCTGTGTGAAGCACTAGCTTATGGTGGCCATACAGCTCAATGGTTGCTTCACTACCTATGATGACATTGTCGAAGGCGCGCAGGCGAGTGGTCCAGGATTGGTGCAGAGTGGCGAAGGCCCCGTTGGCCAGGCTCAGGGTGACGGCGAAGTCGTCCTCACCCTCCCAGGCAGGGTTAGTGTGGCGGAACTCAGCATAGACTCGTTCTGCCCGCGTGTTCAGTATCCACAGGGTGGTGTCGACCGAGTGGCTGCCGTTGAGCATCCAGAGCAGGCCTCCGGTACGCTCGCCGGAGGCCCACCAGGGAGTGCGAGGGGCATCTATGTAGTCCAGCCGCCTCTCGATGACCTGCACCGGTTCGCCGATGGCCCCCTGCTGCACCAGTTCTCGAGCCCTCCGCTGAGCCCACATGAACCGCATCACGTGAGCCACCATAAGCTTGCGACCGGCCCTCTCTGCCGTAGCGATCATCTCGTCGGCCTCTGGGGTGTTGAGCGCCATCGGTTTCTCCACCAGGACGTGCTTTCCGGCCTGGAGGAACTGGAGGCTCACGCCTCGGTGCTGGTCGTGGGGCAATAGTAGGATGGCGGCCTCTATCTCCGGATCCTTCAGCGCTTCCTCTGTGGAGCCATACCACCGCCTGAATGCGTACTGCCTGGCGGCCTCCCGGGCGCGCTCGGGTATAGCATCCACTGTGGCCACGAGCTCGAACTCGCGGGTGCGTGTGAGCCCCGGCAGGTGGGCGGCGGCTATGCGTCCGCAGCCGACCACTGCCAGCCCTACTTTGCCGGCCTGGTTCCGCGTCTCCAAAGTCGCACCTCGGCGTAGATTGAGAGCGCCTGTCTTGTCACAGGCGCCAGCGCACTGTCGTCTTATCAGTGGTGCAACAGGCACCGCGTTGGTGGGTACGTAGGAGAAGGAAGATGCCTTGTCGCTTCGAAAGATACCCCTCTTGGTATCCAGGCTGCGCTGATGGGGGCAAGAGGACGTTGGCTCCACTGTGGCCAACCAACGTCCTTCCTCATCGCAGAGCGCTAGCCTGCCAGCAGCCTGTTGACGTTCTCGGTCGCCACCTTGCAGGCTTGGTCGGGGCTCTGTTCGCCTATCCAGGCCCGCTCGAGTTCCTTCCCGATGGTGGTGATCATCTCGTCCCACTTGGTGGTGATGTCGGGGTAGCGGGTGTA includes the following:
- a CDS encoding sugar phosphate isomerase/epimerase, with protein sequence MKISLSGILFEQATIEESVKAAGEAGYHGIELRTSERHLPSSTTPEKARYWRRIIHGYGMEVSCLASFMGRYNQKDDSECAADLEEFKRFAELAHELDCRLVRLLVGGPPSAQATESDWERPLAWLKKTEELAASLDVDAVIEIHNWDLVDAVEPSLRVAREVGGRHLGFIYEPANMYIVGNEYRAQSVEALADHIFHVHVKDVILLPSEKPPFRIMPLGQGEMDYLSVFRGLHRIRYNGHVCVELAHGAHLTMEGQNLARRELQAVRSLIELTL
- a CDS encoding Gfo/Idh/MocA family oxidoreductase, with product METRNQAGKVGLAVVGCGRIAAAHLPGLTRTREFELVATVDAIPERAREAARQYAFRRWYGSTEEALKDPEIEAAILLLPHDQHRGVSLQFLQAGKHVLVEKPMALNTPEADEMIATAERAGRKLMVAHVMRFMWAQRRARELVQQGAIGEPVQVIERRLDYIDAPRTPWWASGERTGGLLWMLNGSHSVDTTLWILNTRAERVYAEFRHTNPAWEGEDDFAVTLSLANGAFATLHQSWTTRLRAFDNVIIGSEATIELYGHHKLVLHTGTGATEEAPTSRADPYELQDREFARAILEDREPEASGKDVRKVMEVMDAARVSAREHRSVAL